Part of the Verrucomicrobiota bacterium genome is shown below.
CGATGGAAAAGATGTTCACTTTCGCAAAGGAGAAGCTGAACATTAATCGTTGGACGCTGGTTGAGCACACCGGTACGCACATGGATGCGCCGCTCCACTTCACGGCCGATGGCCATAGCGTGGACGAAATCCCCGTCACTGACTTCGTGGTGCCGATTGCGATGGTGGATATTTCGCAAAGGGCACAGGACGATCCCGACACATCGCTCACGCCCGACGACGTGCGTAAATGGGAGGCTGCGAACGGGCCGTTGCCGGAAGGCTGTTGCGTGGTGATGAATTCAGGATGGCACAGGCTCCTTGATTCTCCAAAGTTTACCGGCAGGGATGCTGCAGGTCGGAATCATACTCCAGGCTTCCATGCGGAAACCGCGCATATGCTGGCCGAGCGCAACGTAAAGGGGATCGGCGTTGACACGCTGTCGCTGGACACCGGCATGGAAACCCGAGCCGGCGCATTTCCAGTTCATTTCGCGTGGCTCGGAAGTGGCCGCTGGGGCGTAGAGGCCTTGGCGAACCTGGATGCTCTACCTGCCAAGGGAGCCATTCTCG
Proteins encoded:
- a CDS encoding cyclase family protein, translated to MCSPVCLDALYGCASRRGFIKKSITAAAAVACGARASSGTPVAPQPRSFTNVLDLTHPLFEGFPTFDGSKWFTMEKMFTFAKEKLNINRWTLVEHTGTHMDAPLHFTADGHSVDEIPVTDFVVPIAMVDISQRAQDDPDTSLTPDDVRKWEAANGPLPEGCCVVMNSGWHRLLDSPKFTGRDAAGRNHTPGFHAETAHMLAERNVKGIGVDTLSLDTGMETRAGAFPVHFAWLGSGRWGVEALANLDALPAKGAILVLGGPKVRGGTGGASRVIALV